One Babylonia areolata isolate BAREFJ2019XMU chromosome 20, ASM4173473v1, whole genome shotgun sequence DNA segment encodes these proteins:
- the LOC143295288 gene encoding sterile alpha motif domain-containing protein 15-like: protein MATATESTTIVEDLKDSRVPSPMYWSVDQVAEWIEELGFPHYKSCFTTNMIDGRKLIRIEASAMPRIGITDFEHIKIITKSIRDLLTIEEPDWTRSISLPPRSDLGMYLEQKSARGKQIDTTTLVQFEERYPSPKWRPPLANHCLILPHN from the exons ATGGCGACGGCCACTGAGTCTACTACGATCGTTGAGGATCTAAAGGACAGCCGTGTTCCTAGTCCAATGTACTGGTCTGTCGATCAAGTAGCAGAATGGATAGAAGAACTAGGCTTTCCTCACTACAAG AGCTGCTTTACGACCAACATGATTGATGGGCGAAAACTAATCCGGATTGAGGCTTCAGCAATGCCACGGATAGGCATCACAGATTTTGAACATATAAAG ATCATCACAAAAAGCATCCGGGATCTGCTGACCATAGAAGAGCCAGACTGGACTCGCAGTATTTCCCTGCCTCCTCGCAGTGATCTGG GAATGTACCTGGAGCAGAAGAGTGCCCGTGGAAAGCAGATAGACACCACCACCTTGGTGCAGTTTGAGGAGAGGTATCCCAGCCCAAAGTGGAGACCCCCATTGGCCAATCACTGTCTGATCTTGCCTCACAACTGA